The following are encoded together in the Gorilla gorilla gorilla isolate KB3781 chromosome 14, NHGRI_mGorGor1-v2.1_pri, whole genome shotgun sequence genome:
- the LOC129527232 gene encoding LOW QUALITY PROTEIN: coxsackievirus and adenovirus receptor-like (The sequence of the model RefSeq protein was modified relative to this genomic sequence to represent the inferred CDS: inserted 2 bases in 2 codons): protein MALLLRFVLLCGVADFIRGWSITTPEQMIEKAKGETAYLPCKFTLSPEDQGPLDIEWLISPADNQKVDQVIILYSGDKIYDDYYPDLKGRVHFKSNDLKSGDASINVTNFQLSDIGTDQCKVKRAPGVANRKIQLVVLGKPSGTRCYVDGSEEIGSDFKLKCEPKEGSLPLQYEWQKLSDSQKMPTLWLAEMTSSVISXKNASSEYSGTYSCTXRNRVGSDQCLLRVNVVPPSNKAGLIAGAIIGTLLALVLIGLIIFCCRKKRREEKYEKEVHHDIKEDVPPPKSRTSTARSYIGSNHSSLGSISPSNMEGYSKTQYKRVPSEDFERTPQSPTLPPAKVAAPNLSRMGAIPVMIPAQSKDGSIV, encoded by the exons ATGGCGCTCCTGCTGCGCTTCGTGCTCCTGTGCGGAGTCGCGGATTTCATCAGAGGTTGGAGTATCACTACTCCTGAGCAGATGATTGAAAAAGCCAAAGGGGAAACTGCCTATCTGCCATGCAAATTTACGCTTAGTCCTGAAGACCAGGGACCACTGGACATCGAGTGGCTGATATCACCAGCTGATAATCAGAAGGTGGATCAagtgattattttatattctggagACAAAATTTATGATGACTACTATCCAGATCTGAAAGGCCGAGTACATTTTAAGAGTAATGATCTCAAATCTGGTGATGCATCAATAAATGTAACGAATTTTCAGCTGTCAGATATTGGCACAGATCAGTGCAAAGTGAAAAGAGCTCCTGGTGTTGCAAATAGGAAGATTCAGCTGGTAGTTCTTGGTAAGCCTTCAGGTACAAGATGTTACGTTGATGGATCAGAAGAAATTGGAAGtgactttaaattaaaatgtgaacCAAAAGAAGGTTCACTTCCATTACAGTATGAGTGGCAAAAATTGTCTGACTCACAGAAAATGCCCACTTTATGGTTAGCAGAAATGACTTCATCTGTTATAT GTAAAAATGCTTCTTCTGAGTACTCTGGGACATACAGCTGTA TCAGAAACAGAGTGGGCTCTGATCAGTGCCTGTTGCGTGTAAACGTTGTCCCTCCTTCAAATAAAGCTGGACTAATTGCAGGAGCCATTATAGGAACTTTGCTTGCTCTAGTGCTCATTGGTCTTATCATCTTTTGCTGTCGTAAAAAGcgcagagaagaaaaatatgaaaaggaagttCATCACGATATCAAGGAAGATGTGCCGCCTCCAAAGAGCCGTACGTCCACTGCCAGAAGCTACATAGGCAGTAATCATTCATCCCTGGGATCCATATCTCCTTCCAACATGGAAGGATATTCCAAGACTCAGTATAAACGAGTACCAAGTGAAGACTTTGAACGCACTCCTCAGAGTCCGACTCTCCCACCTGCTAAGGTAGCTGCCCCTAATCTAAGTCGAATGGGCGCAATTCCTGTGATGATTCCCGCACAGAGCAAGGATGGGTCTATAGTATAG